From the Acidobacteriota bacterium genome, the window TGCCCAACACGAAGTTGCGCATGAAAACTTCGTTCGCCTGAGCAATCCAGAATGCCGGATGGCAAACGGCGTCGGCTCCGAGATACAGCGACGAATCGTCCACCATGTTTTTCAGAAATTCCGCCTGCCCTGCCAAATCCAACGTGAAATCCAGCGAGCCAAACACGTCTCCGGCTTTGACGGCGGAAATCGTCGCTTCCCATCGAGCGGCTTCTGACGGCAACGAGCGCAACGGAAACTCTTTCAGATCAATCGCGGGCAACGCTTCCGGCAATCCAGCGTTGCCCATTGCGCAAAGTTCATTGGCCGGGTTGAAAAGCTGAAGCTCCAATTGCAACGGATCGGTGGCGATGATTCTGGCTTCGACATGAACTTGTTCGCCATCGTAAATCGGACGGATGAATTTGGCTGAGACGCTGCCGCGCGCCAGCCAGTCTTTGCCAAACGCATCCACCAGCGGACGCGTCAAATACGCATACAGCGCCACGCCGGGAACTAATGCCCCGGCAAAGCCATGTTCGGCTGCGCCTTCGTCGCTGTGGATTCTGTTGGCGTGTGCCGCGCCATAATTTCTGGCGACGACTTCATACAGCGGCAGCTTCTCTGCGACGGAACAATGCTTCACTTTTTCTCTCCTTCCCTCTTTCCCTCCGTCGTTCCATCCGGTGAATAGAACAGCGCTAATTGTCCGCCCGTATGCCAAAACAGCACATTGTCATCCTTACCAAGTTTTCCTTTGCGAACCCAATCAATCAGCGCGGCCATTGCCTTCGCCGTGTACACCGGATCGAGCACAACACCTTCCGCGCGCGCCAGCATCGCCAACGCTTCTTCGCCCGCCAGAGAGGGAATGCCGTACCCGTCGCCCGTGTATTCGTCCAAAACGGTCGCTTGATCATCCAGTTCGACGCCCAGCAATTCGCCAACGCCGCGAATGACCTGACTGACTTCGCTGCCGATGGATTCCGACGAATCGTCCGGGCTGACGCCGATGTCTTTCACGCCGTCCAACCCGAACAGTTGAAGCCCGGCGACAATTCCCGCCTGCGTTCCGCCCGAAGAACTGGAATGAAAGATGAAATCAACCCGCACGTTCATGGCTTCCAGTTGCGCTTTGGCTTCTTGAACGGCACGCACAAATCCCAAAGCGCCCAGCGGAACCGAACCACCAAGCGGAATGACGGCAACGTTACGGCCTTCGTTCTTCAGCCGTTCAGTTTCAGCGGCCATCGTCGCGATGCGTTCTTCGCGATTGGCGACGCGAATGATTTCCGCGCCGAACATCTCGTCGGCAATCAGACTGGCGGGATTCAACCCGTCGTACATCACCGCCGCCTGATTCAACACCAGCACGCAGCGCAATCCCGCACGCGCGCACATGGCAGCGGTCACTCGCGCGTGGTTCGATTTCACGCCGCCACAACTGATGACAACATCGGCTCCGTCGGCCTGGGCCTGAGCCAACAGATATTCCAGCTTGCGAACTTTGTTGCCGCCAAAGCCCGGCCCTGTGTAATCGTCGCGTTTGATGAAAATGCGCGGAGCATTTGCGCCCAGCAATTGCCTGAAGCGTGACAATTCTTCAATTGGCGTCGGGTAATGGCCGAAGTTCAGACGCGGGATGGCGGCCAAACGAGCGATGGCCTGTTGTTGATCGTGATTGCTCATACTTGATTTCCTTTTGGGGCGCAGAGCTTATGCGCGCTGTCAATTTGATGCAATAGTCATTCACCGGAAACAGTTTTCCGGTTTATAGAAAAGATGTAACCTCTCCCGGACTTCGACAAACACAGTACTTCAAGCGCAATACCCCGTTCGGGATAACAGCCGGAGGTCAACCGATGCCGACAATCCTCGACTTTCAGATTCAGCCTTTATCTGCCGAAAGCTACTCGCTCATCGTTTGCGAACGCGGTTCTTCTCAACCGCTCGCGTCCGCTACGTTCAGTCATCGCGTAGATTTCCTGGCCGATTTCAGCGTGGATTGGCTCAATGCCCCAAACAGTGTGACGAAAGACGCGGCAGAACGCTTCGATGAATTGCAGAAGCTGCCGCATCGTCATCGCGCGCCTACCGAAGAACTGCGCATCTGCGGCCACTCGCCCGCCGACATTCGACAGAAACTGGGGAATTAACCAAAGAGAAACAACGCGAACTCGATCTGGCGTTTTACTGGATGCTGGGCGGATCGCTGGCGGCGTTTTTGCTGGTGGCGTTGCGGATGAAGATGTGAGGTTCAGCCGAGATTCCAAACGGAACGATATCGAGACCGGAATCTACCGCTCCTGACGGAGCTTGAATCTTTACTTCCTGCCTTCCCCGCGCTTCGCACGGGGCTATTATCTCACCGCTCTTTCAGAGCTAAATCAGAAGGAAGCCAGCTTTTATTACTCTAAAAGCACTCCACTTTCTAAAAGCATGCTTGGTAATTAGCGCCAGAGGCGCGGCCTGTTTATAGAATAACGCATTCGCCCACCTGAGCTCCGTAGGAGCGGCCTATGCACAGATCGCTCCTGCGGAGCTTGGGAAATTCGCCGCTTGCCAAGCTATAAACAGGTCGCTCCTACGGAGCTAAAACGGTTATACGAATTTCAAACAAGCTCTAACACAGGCATCGGGATAAAAGGCTCTGAAATTCGGCATCATCCCGCAAGCTTTCAAAATCAATTTCCACTTTGGCGCGGGCGGCGTTGAAGTTGCGGCGGCCTTCGACGGCTTTGGTCAGGTGTTCCAGAGCAGCGGCTTTGTCGCCCATCATCGCCGAAGCGCAAGCGACGTAATAGCGTGTGAAGGGTTCGTCTGCGCCGATGGCCAAGCGGGCCTCAAAACCTTTGGTGACTTGCTCGAACGCGGCGCGAGCGTCTTCCAGATTGCCTTGCCGCGTGTAGGCGCTGACCAGTTTCTGGTGGACTTCGATCAAACTGCGCTCTTTCAGTGCGTGGTTGGAACTGCGCAAAAAGACGATTTCGCGGTAACACTCGGAAATCGCGTCGTCGTAACGGCCCTGCAAGTTGTACAGGTGCGCCAGCCGGACGTGCGAACCGATCAAACGGACGCCTTCGTGGCCGGAAATGAAATCTTCCTGCGCCTGGATCGCCTGGCGCGCGGCCTCTTCACCGAGTTCGTATTCGCCGACGTAGGCGCTGCATAGGGCAATCTGTTGCGCCGACCAGGCATCCGATGGATTGATTTTCAATGCCTTCTGGTATTCGGCAATCGCTTCGCGGAACATTCCTTTGCCAATCGCATACACACGTCCCAGCGAACTGTGAACATCCGCATTGTCCGAAGCGAAAGCCATCGCTCGTCGCAAAGCGCCCATTGCGTCGTCATCGCGTCCCATCGCAACGAACGCCATTCCCAACCCGGCGTAGCTGTCGGGCAACATCGGCTGAAGCTCGATTGCTTTTTGGAAAAACTCCACACCAGTTTCGAGCATTTCCGGTTTGGCAAAAAACTGTCCCTGAAGCGTGTATGCGTACCCAAGCCCCGCGTAAGCGCGCGCATATTTCGGATCGAGCGCTATCGCCTGCACCAACAACTTGATCGCCTCTTCAACGGCGTCCTTGTCGCCGGACATCAGCATGGCTTCGGCTTTGGAGGCGGCTTCATAAGCTTCCAGAACATCAGTCTCTTTCTGTTCGATGCCCTCGCGCTCGCCGCTCTTCAGGCTCAAATCCAGGTCGCGCGACAATTCGTAAACGATCTTGTCTTGAAGCTCGAAGATGTCTTTCATCAGGCCGTCAATTTTGACCGTGCGCTGGACTTCGCCGCTTTCGACTTCGACCACACGGGCGGTGATGCGCAGCATTTCGCCGATTTTTTGATACCCGCCGGTCAAAATCCAGCGCGCGCCGACTTCGCGTCCGACGCTGGTGGCCATGGTTGTGTCGTATTCGATTTCGGCATCAACTCCCAACCGCCGCAAACTTTCAAACACGCGTTCGCGCCCGATGACACTCAACCCTTCGATCTTTTTCAGATCGGCCGTGACGGTTTCGGCAATGCCGCTGCCCAACCATTCGTCTGCGGGGTTTTGCGTTACGTTGATGAAACTCATGACGGCAATGCTTTTTCCTGTCCGATGCCCTGCAGTGTTAAGCCTATGCCCCTGCGCCTCCATTGCCTGCGTCGCAAATCCGACGTTGGTTTCGTACGAGTAAGTCGGCAACGGCAATCCGTCTTTCACCGCGCGCAAATCGTCCATCAAAAGCCGCATCGTCCGGTAACGGCGCGAAGGATCCTTTTCCAGCATCCAATGAATGATGCGTTCCAGGTCAGGCGACACTTTGGTGTTAAACTGGCTGATCGCCAGCGGCTCAGCATGCAAAATGGCGTCAATCGTTGCGGGCATTGAAGCGCCCGTGAATGGCAATCGCCCCGCCAACAATTCATAAAACACCACGCCAAGCGAAAACAGATCGCTGCGGCCATCCACTTCCCTGCCCAGCGCTTGTTCGGGCGACATGTACGCGTAGGTGCCAAGCACCATGCCCGGCTGAGTTTTCAATATTTCGGTTTGCAGCAAACTGGCTGTGTCTGCATCTTCGCTGAACAATGGCAACGGATTGTATTTGGCGACTCCAAAATCCAGCAGCTTCACGCGATGGTGTTCGCTGACAATGACATTCGACGGTTTGATGTCACGATGAACGATTCCGCGGTCATGCGCTTCGGCCAGCGCATCGGCAATTTGCAAAATCACCTCCAACGTTTCCGGCACCAACAGATTTGTTGCGGCCTGCTTCAAAGTGTGGCCAGGCACGTATTCCATGACGATGAAACTGTATCGTTCGCCTTCACGCATGATTTCATCAATTTCATAGATGGTCGCGATATTGGGATGATTGAGCGCTGAGGCCGCCTGCGCTTCGCGCAAAAACCTGGCCCGCATCTGTTTACGTTGATCGTCATCCTTATCATATTGATCCAGTAAGAGTTTAAGGGCGACGTGACGATGCAGCCGGGTGTCTTCAGCCTTATAAACTTCACCCATTCCGCCGATCCCTAATCGCTCGATAATTCGATAATGTGAGATTGTTTCACCGATCATAAATTGGCCTCAATTGCCGCAAACGAACTGCTGCAAGGGGAAGTTTCATTGTGCGTGACGCTGACGGATTTTGCCAGCCACCATTCTAATCGCAAATCATGCCAAGCTTTGTTTGTTCGATTACACTTCAGGGGATCGTGGCGAGCTTCTGATTAATTTTATGACGCAATTTGGGAACCAGGAATAGCAAACAAACAAAAAGCCTCAGGCAATGGCGTGTCCATTCAGAAAACAGCGGCTTCGTCATTATCTTTTGGATCATGGCTCTCTGCGAAAAACCAGAATCCTCAAAATCTGATGTTGTCAGGCCGCCGATCATCTTTCGGATCAGCCCAGCGATTGTTGGGAATGGTCGGCGTCCATCCCGGACGCAGCGGGTCTTGATCGTAAGGATAACCCCCCAATCGTTTGTACAGTTCGCTGTATTCCCCAAGCTTGTCGCGATTGAGCTTCACCCCCAAACCCGGCGCGGTCGGCACGGCAATCGAACCGTTTTCGTATTTCAGCTTGCCGCCCACGATGATGTCGTCGGTCAAATGGTGGTAATGCGCGTCGGCGGCGAAGCTTAAGTTCGGAATCACCGCCCCCAGATGCAGCATCGTCGCCAGTTGAATCCCCAGTTCGCCCGACGAATGCACGGCCACGCCCAGTTGAAACGTTTCGCAAATCCCTGCCGCTTTGACGCAAGGGCGAATCCCTCCCCAAAACGTCGTGTCCAGCAAGATCACATCCACGGCAGTATTCAAAATGTTTGCCGCCAGTTGTTCAAAATTGATGACGACGGTATTGGTCGAAAGC encodes:
- a CDS encoding MaoC family dehydratase, with the translated sequence MKHCSVAEKLPLYEVVARNYGAAHANRIHSDEGAAEHGFAGALVPGVALYAYLTRPLVDAFGKDWLARGSVSAKFIRPIYDGEQVHVEARIIATDPLQLELQLFNPANELCAMGNAGLPEALPAIDLKEFPLRSLPSEAARWEATISAVKAGDVFGSLDFTLDLAGQAEFLKNMVDDSSLYLGADAVCHPAFWIAQANEVFMRNFVLGMWIHTASEMQHYALARNGERLTMRGRIMETSERRGHELVTADLAVFGEANRVIVHIKHSAIIRLKR
- a CDS encoding D-cysteine desulfhydrase family protein translates to MSNHDQQQAIARLAAIPRLNFGHYPTPIEELSRFRQLLGANAPRIFIKRDDYTGPGFGGNKVRKLEYLLAQAQADGADVVISCGGVKSNHARVTAAMCARAGLRCVLVLNQAAVMYDGLNPASLIADEMFGAEIIRVANREERIATMAAETERLKNEGRNVAVIPLGGSVPLGALGFVRAVQEAKAQLEAMNVRVDFIFHSSSSGGTQAGIVAGLQLFGLDGVKDIGVSPDDSSESIGSEVSQVIRGVGELLGVELDDQATVLDEYTGDGYGIPSLAGEEALAMLARAEGVVLDPVYTAKAMAALIDWVRKGKLGKDDNVLFWHTGGQLALFYSPDGTTEGKREGEKK
- a CDS encoding protein kinase; this encodes MIGETISHYRIIERLGIGGMGEVYKAEDTRLHRHVALKLLLDQYDKDDDQRKQMRARFLREAQAASALNHPNIATIYEIDEIMREGERYSFIVMEYVPGHTLKQAATNLLVPETLEVILQIADALAEAHDRGIVHRDIKPSNVIVSEHHRVKLLDFGVAKYNPLPLFSEDADTASLLQTEILKTQPGMVLGTYAYMSPEQALGREVDGRSDLFSLGVVFYELLAGRLPFTGASMPATIDAILHAEPLAISQFNTKVSPDLERIIHWMLEKDPSRRYRTMRLLMDDLRAVKDGLPLPTYSYETNVGFATQAMEAQGHRLNTAGHRTGKSIAVMSFINVTQNPADEWLGSGIAETVTADLKKIEGLSVIGRERVFESLRRLGVDAEIEYDTTMATSVGREVGARWILTGGYQKIGEMLRITARVVEVESGEVQRTVKIDGLMKDIFELQDKIVYELSRDLDLSLKSGEREGIEQKETDVLEAYEAASKAEAMLMSGDKDAVEEAIKLLVQAIALDPKYARAYAGLGYAYTLQGQFFAKPEMLETGVEFFQKAIELQPMLPDSYAGLGMAFVAMGRDDDAMGALRRAMAFASDNADVHSSLGRVYAIGKGMFREAIAEYQKALKINPSDAWSAQQIALCSAYVGEYELGEEAARQAIQAQEDFISGHEGVRLIGSHVRLAHLYNLQGRYDDAISECYREIVFLRSSNHALKERSLIEVHQKLVSAYTRQGNLEDARAAFEQVTKGFEARLAIGADEPFTRYYVACASAMMGDKAAALEHLTKAVEGRRNFNAARAKVEIDFESLRDDAEFQSLLSRCLC